Proteins co-encoded in one Syntrophorhabdaceae bacterium genomic window:
- the argS gene encoding arginine--tRNA ligase: MIRKKIAELIKEACEVCKNRGFFTYEVDIEPIVEIPRENEFGDYSTNIAFILAPKVKKSPLDIAKTLVEHIDDKAFLEKTEVAGRGFINFYIKDAVWRSGLKELLEEGIDAYMPDLGKGRKVLIEFVSANPTGPLHIGHGRGAVVGDVLANILKAVKYHVVREYYINDAGRQIATLGESTYLRLKELKGEKIDFPDGFYKGEYIRDIASNVLNEGIALPEEKDKAVRFLSEFSSNIVLNGIKKDLDDFGVVFDSFFRESRLYESGMVDNIIEALKSKDMAYEKDGALWFRTSNFVKDEDRVLIKSDGEKTYFASDIAYHKNKLERGYDMLIDIWGSDHHGYIPRLKASMEALGEDKERLRVILIQFVTLLKDGKPIGMSTRAGQFTTLKEVLDEVGRDAARFFFLMRKSDAHLEFDLDLAKKTSNENPVYYVQYANARIESIFRNAREQNIWINDIKTKPANNVTKDIMIDLLVLKEEIDLIKGIIHFYDVIEGSARSLEPHRLTFYLIELVGRFHSYYNKARILTENRDLTLARLLLLYVLQSVIKYGLGILGVSAPDKM, encoded by the coding sequence TGTAAAAACAGAGGGTTTTTTACTTATGAAGTAGACATAGAACCTATTGTTGAGATACCAAGAGAGAATGAATTTGGAGACTATTCAACAAATATAGCCTTTATTCTCGCCCCAAAGGTCAAAAAAAGTCCTCTTGATATTGCAAAAACCCTTGTAGAGCATATAGATGATAAAGCCTTTCTGGAAAAGACAGAAGTAGCTGGAAGGGGGTTTATTAATTTCTATATAAAAGATGCTGTTTGGAGGTCAGGGCTTAAAGAGCTTTTAGAGGAAGGTATTGATGCTTATATGCCTGATCTGGGCAAGGGCAGAAAGGTTCTAATAGAATTTGTAAGTGCAAACCCTACAGGTCCACTGCATATAGGCCATGGCAGGGGTGCAGTTGTAGGTGATGTCCTTGCAAATATACTGAAGGCAGTAAAGTATCATGTCGTCAGGGAGTATTATATAAATGATGCAGGGAGACAGATAGCAACCCTCGGTGAGTCCACATACCTTCGTTTGAAGGAGCTAAAAGGAGAAAAGATAGATTTTCCTGACGGATTCTATAAGGGAGAATATATAAGAGACATTGCCTCAAACGTATTAAATGAGGGGATTGCCCTTCCTGAAGAAAAGGATAAGGCTGTAAGATTTTTGTCTGAATTTTCAAGTAATATTGTCCTCAATGGTATAAAAAAGGACCTTGATGATTTTGGCGTTGTATTCGATAGTTTTTTCAGGGAATCAAGGCTTTATGAGTCAGGTATGGTGGATAATATTATTGAGGCTTTAAAATCTAAAGATATGGCATATGAAAAGGATGGGGCATTATGGTTCAGAACAAGCAATTTTGTAAAGGATGAGGATAGAGTCCTTATAAAATCTGATGGCGAAAAGACATATTTTGCCTCTGATATTGCATATCACAAGAACAAACTCGAAAGAGGCTATGATATGTTGATAGATATATGGGGATCAGATCATCATGGCTATATACCCAGGCTCAAGGCATCAATGGAGGCATTGGGGGAAGACAAAGAGAGGCTGAGGGTCATCCTTATACAGTTTGTAACACTGCTAAAAGATGGAAAGCCTATCGGTATGTCCACAAGGGCAGGCCAATTCACCACATTAAAAGAGGTCCTTGATGAGGTTGGCAGGGATGCGGCAAGGTTCTTCTTTCTCATGAGAAAAAGCGATGCCCATCTCGAATTTGACCTTGATCTGGCAAAGAAGACCTCAAATGAAAATCCTGTATATTATGTTCAATATGCCAATGCAAGGATAGAAAGCATCTTCAGGAATGCCAGGGAACAGAATATATGGATTAATGATATAAAAACAAAGCCTGCAAATAACGTCACCAAGGATATAATGATTGACCTTTTAGTCTTGAAAGAAGAAATAGATCTTATAAAAGGTATTATCCATTTCTATGATGTTATTGAAGGCAGCGCAAGAAGCCTTGAACCACACAGGCTGACCTTTTATCTTATAGAGCTTGTGGGTAGGTTTCATAGTTATTATAATAAGGCAAGGATACTCACTGAAAATAGGGATTTAACATTGGCAAGGCTTTTGCTTCTTTATGTATTGCAGAGTGTTATAAAGTATGGCCTTGGCATTCTTGGTGTTTCCGCGCCTGATAAAATGTAA
- a CDS encoding tetratricopeptide repeat protein: MTILIILPSTIFGCSSNSSMFLFLKGYRSDVQGRHDDAIKYYKSAIEKDPNSSELRAELALSYIKTGRLNEAESVLNEAIKINTKNTDAIKLLAGIYSAKGLHDKAKELYERCIEIKEDDTDAYLHLGAVYMVEKRYKEAIGVYEKILTFEPDNIIAIYYLGRLNAELKEYNRSKEYYLKAIQLKPNFEPAHLEMGIVYEIEGNNKKALEYYNNVILINPMNKKARSRAANIFIKQRDYDRAINEFEKLSDLDREDLSIRMKIGLLHLEKGRYDEAIREFNLILASKPNENNIRLYLAIALKEKGDIKKAIEEFSKIDPSAEEFINALRNITFLFIKSNMIDEGINIIKNFINLKKDNIEAYLMLSALYEEKKDYRKGIEVLEEAKKYDAKNVEILYQIGVLYEKSGNSEKAIDAMEEVLKVDPEHANALNFIGYTWADKGMNLERAEEMIRKALSKKPDDGYILDSMGWVYFKKNDYKKALEYIQKASEKLPDDPTITEHLGDIYSALGDKEKAQQFYEMAIKLEKDEIKKKSIEKKLEGLKGSDR, from the coding sequence TTGACCATTCTAATAATATTGCCTTCCACGATTTTCGGTTGCAGTAGCAATTCATCAATGTTTCTTTTCCTGAAAGGATATAGAAGTGATGTCCAGGGCAGGCACGATGATGCAATAAAATATTATAAGTCTGCCATTGAAAAAGACCCTAATTCTTCTGAGTTAAGGGCAGAACTGGCGCTATCTTATATCAAGACAGGTAGGCTGAATGAGGCAGAAAGCGTATTAAATGAGGCAATAAAAATAAACACCAAAAATACAGATGCCATTAAACTTCTTGCCGGTATATATTCTGCAAAGGGCTTACATGATAAGGCAAAAGAACTTTATGAGAGGTGCATTGAAATAAAAGAGGATGATACAGATGCATATCTCCATCTCGGTGCTGTATATATGGTTGAGAAGAGATACAAGGAAGCAATAGGGGTATACGAGAAGATACTGACATTTGAGCCTGACAATATAATTGCCATTTACTATTTAGGCAGGCTCAATGCAGAACTTAAGGAATATAACAGATCTAAAGAATATTATCTGAAAGCAATCCAGCTAAAGCCAAACTTTGAGCCAGCACACCTTGAAATGGGAATAGTTTATGAGATAGAGGGTAACAACAAAAAGGCCCTGGAGTATTACAACAATGTAATCCTAATAAACCCCATGAATAAAAAGGCAAGGTCAAGGGCAGCAAACATATTTATAAAACAGAGGGATTACGATAGGGCAATCAATGAATTTGAAAAACTCTCTGATCTGGACAGGGAAGACCTGTCAATTAGGATGAAAATAGGCCTTTTACACCTTGAAAAAGGCAGATACGATGAAGCCATAAGGGAGTTCAATCTAATACTGGCATCTAAACCCAATGAAAACAATATAAGGTTATATCTGGCAATAGCCCTGAAGGAAAAGGGTGACATAAAAAAGGCAATAGAAGAGTTTTCAAAGATAGACCCTTCAGCAGAGGAGTTTATAAATGCATTAAGAAATATTACATTTTTGTTCATTAAATCCAACATGATAGATGAAGGGATAAACATTATAAAAAATTTTATAAATCTAAAGAAGGACAATATTGAGGCATATCTAATGCTTTCTGCCCTTTATGAGGAAAAAAAGGATTATAGAAAAGGTATTGAAGTCCTTGAAGAGGCAAAGAAATATGACGCCAAGAATGTAGAGATATTATACCAGATAGGTGTGTTATATGAAAAATCAGGTAATTCAGAAAAGGCAATAGATGCCATGGAAGAGGTATTAAAGGTCGATCCTGAGCATGCAAACGCCTTAAACTTTATTGGTTATACATGGGCAGATAAGGGTATGAACCTTGAGAGGGCAGAGGAGATGATAAGAAAGGCACTTTCCAAAAAGCCTGACGACGGTTATATCCTTGATAGCATGGGATGGGTTTATTTTAAAAAGAATGATTATAAAAAAGCACTTGAATATATTCAGAAGGCCAGTGAAAAACTTCCCGATGACCCCACCATAACCGAGCATTTAGGAGATATATATAGTGCACTGGGCGATAAAGAAAAGGCTCAACAGTTCTATGAAATGGCCATAAAACTTGAAAAGGACGAGATTAAAAAGAAATCCATAGAAAAGAAGTTAGAGGGACTCAAAGGGTCTGATAGATGA
- the lepB gene encoding signal peptidase I, protein MKNKKSKTREYIESLIIAAIIAFFVRSFFIQAFKIPSSSMEPTLLIGDHLLVNRLSYVMKVPLTDIVFLTLGEPQRGDVIVFRYPVDKDKDFIKRVIAKAGDTVEIKDKQVYVNGKKIDDKWAYFSDNTVMPGNVSPKDNLGPIVVPKNSFFVMGDNRDRSLDSRFWGFVEKEHLVGRALILYFSWNNKPKGIFDYVRWNRIGRLIR, encoded by the coding sequence ATGAAGAACAAAAAGAGTAAAACAAGGGAATACATAGAGTCACTAATCATTGCGGCAATAATAGCCTTTTTTGTAAGAAGTTTTTTTATCCAAGCATTCAAGATACCATCGAGCTCCATGGAACCCACACTCCTTATAGGAGACCACCTTCTTGTAAATAGATTGAGCTATGTAATGAAGGTCCCTTTGACAGATATAGTATTTTTAACCCTTGGGGAACCTCAGAGGGGCGATGTTATAGTATTCAGATACCCTGTGGATAAGGATAAGGATTTCATAAAAAGGGTTATAGCAAAGGCAGGGGATACTGTGGAGATAAAAGATAAGCAGGTTTATGTAAACGGAAAAAAGATAGACGATAAATGGGCGTATTTTTCCGATAATACAGTAATGCCAGGTAATGTATCACCAAAGGATAATTTAGGGCCTATTGTCGTCCCTAAAAACTCTTTTTTTGTAATGGGTGATAATAGAGACAGGAGCCTTGACAGCAGATTTTGGGGCTTTGTGGAGAAGGAGCATCTTGTAGGTAGAGCCCTTATACTTTATTTCTCATGGAATAATAAACCAAAAGGTATTTTTGATTATGTAAGATGGAATAGGATAGGTAGGTTAATCCGATGA
- a CDS encoding DUF362 domain-containing protein, with the protein MGKIIAGKIEGYNFYSIREVLEKGFNSLEFHPFKKKVLLKPNLLKASPPENAVTTHPCIVDALSSILRDYSCEIYIGDSPGYESTAKVLKRSGYTDVIARYNIKISSFNKKIFKRINGISPYKEFIMGEDPNDYEIIINLPKLKSHTMMGLTLGVKNTFGFIHSLHKAKWHLRAGKSREIFARTLIDIHRIVNPSITILDGIIGMDGDGPSNGRPRDFDLICISKDAFILDHYIERLIGLRHRLPVTEEALKHSIIDEYEVEEYGHILIRDFIMPGTMMDTDWAIPGRIKGLLRGFFIKKPRLKKDICQGCGLCRDICPAKAIRFNNETPFFDYKSCIRCYCCQEMCPKGAIKV; encoded by the coding sequence TTGGGAAAGATAATAGCAGGGAAGATTGAAGGATATAATTTTTACAGCATAAGAGAAGTTTTAGAAAAAGGTTTTAATAGTTTAGAGTTTCACCCGTTTAAAAAAAAGGTTTTATTAAAACCGAATCTTTTAAAGGCAAGCCCACCTGAGAATGCAGTAACCACCCATCCATGCATAGTGGATGCCCTGTCAAGTATACTCAGAGACTATTCATGCGAAATTTACATAGGTGACAGTCCTGGATATGAATCAACAGCCAAGGTATTGAAAAGGTCTGGTTATACAGATGTTATTGCCAGATATAATATAAAAATATCATCGTTTAATAAAAAGATATTCAAGAGGATCAATGGCATATCACCATATAAGGAATTTATAATGGGTGAAGACCCGAATGATTATGAAATCATCATCAATCTACCAAAGCTAAAATCCCATACCATGATGGGCCTCACATTGGGGGTTAAAAATACCTTTGGTTTTATCCATAGCCTCCATAAGGCAAAATGGCACCTGAGGGCAGGAAAAAGCAGAGAGATATTTGCCAGAACCCTTATAGACATCCACAGGATAGTAAATCCATCTATTACAATACTGGATGGCATAATTGGTATGGACGGAGACGGTCCATCCAATGGAAGACCGAGGGATTTTGATTTGATATGCATCTCTAAAGATGCCTTTATCCTTGACCATTACATAGAGAGGTTGATAGGTTTACGCCATAGACTTCCTGTGACTGAGGAGGCATTAAAGCATTCCATTATAGATGAATATGAGGTGGAGGAATATGGACATATATTGATCAGAGATTTTATCATGCCTGGGACCATGATGGATACTGATTGGGCAATCCCGGGGAGGATAAAAGGACTGTTAAGGGGTTTTTTTATAAAAAAACCCAGGCTAAAAAAGGATATATGCCAGGGCTGTGGCCTGTGCAGGGATATATGTCCTGCAAAAGCCATAAGGTTTAACAACGAGACCCCTTTTTTTGATTATAAAAGCTGTATTAGATGTTACTGCTGCCAGGAGATGTGCCCTAAAGGGGCGATAAAGGTTTAG
- a CDS encoding glycosyltransferase family 2 protein, with translation MIHDKKVVVVMPAYNAEQTLEQTFREVPPGFIDEIVLVDDASRDNTAELSRRLGLKTVVHPKNLGYGGNQKTCYKEALKLGADVVIMLHPDYQYTPKLLIAMASLVAIGLYDIVLGSRILGGGALKGGMPLYKYISNRILTLIQNIMLGAKLSEYHTGYRAFSRRVLMELPLEENSNDFIFDNQMLAQALMCGYSIGEISCPTKYFKEASSINLMRSIVYGLGVLKTSVQFVLHKHGIKRYRIFSTESRRLELG, from the coding sequence ATGATTCACGATAAAAAGGTAGTCGTTGTCATGCCTGCATATAATGCAGAACAGACCCTTGAACAGACTTTTAGAGAAGTTCCTCCTGGTTTTATAGATGAGATTGTCCTTGTGGATGATGCCAGCCGAGACAACACAGCAGAATTGTCCAGAAGGCTTGGTCTAAAGACGGTTGTCCACCCAAAAAATCTTGGTTATGGAGGCAATCAGAAGACCTGCTACAAAGAGGCATTAAAATTAGGTGCAGATGTGGTGATAATGCTTCATCCTGACTATCAGTATACACCCAAGCTGCTTATTGCCATGGCATCTCTTGTTGCCATAGGATTATACGATATTGTCCTTGGTTCACGTATTCTTGGAGGAGGGGCTTTAAAAGGGGGCATGCCTCTTTATAAATATATATCCAACAGGATCCTTACCCTGATACAGAATATAATGTTGGGTGCAAAACTTTCAGAGTATCACACAGGTTATAGGGCATTTTCAAGAAGGGTTTTGATGGAATTACCCCTTGAAGAAAACTCGAATGATTTCATCTTCGATAACCAGATGCTTGCACAGGCTCTCATGTGTGGTTATTCCATAGGAGAAATATCATGTCCAACCAAATATTTTAAAGAGGCATCATCAATAAACCTTATGAGAAGTATCGTCTATGGTCTTGGTGTATTAAAGACCTCGGTCCAATTTGTCCTCCATAAACATGGCATAAAAAGATATAGAATATTTTCCACTGAATCCAGAAGATTGGAATTAGGATAA
- the pal gene encoding peptidoglycan-associated lipoprotein Pal, producing MVLRLEDPPKFVAETKVAPPVLKDASCEKPEPIVEKKIPKAAPPKPALILMDIYFAFDKYNIRPKDASILRQNYQWFKANPGKKVRIEGHCDERGTVEYNLALGQKRADSAKAFLVNLGVDPNLIETVSYGKERPFDPRHNQEAWAKNRRAHFVQIQDEDQVKDDSR from the coding sequence ATGGTCCTCAGGCTTGAAGACCCGCCAAAGTTTGTAGCCGAGACAAAGGTTGCTCCGCCTGTTCTGAAAGATGCCTCATGTGAAAAGCCTGAGCCTATTGTGGAAAAGAAAATTCCCAAGGCAGCACCACCTAAACCAGCATTAATCTTGATGGATATTTATTTTGCCTTTGATAAATATAATATAAGGCCTAAAGATGCCTCCATATTGAGGCAAAACTACCAGTGGTTCAAGGCAAACCCTGGAAAGAAGGTAAGGATTGAAGGCCATTGTGATGAAAGGGGGACTGTAGAATATAACCTTGCCCTGGGACAGAAAAGGGCTGATTCTGCAAAGGCATTTCTTGTAAATCTTGGAGTTGACCCTAACCTAATCGAGACAGTTAGTTATGGCAAGGAGAGACCATTTGACCCAAGACACAATCAAGAGGCATGGGCAAAAAACAGGAGGGCTCATTTTGTCCAAATCCAAGATGAGGATCAAGTAAAGGATGATTCACGATAA
- a CDS encoding pentapeptide repeat-containing protein: protein MPIKIKWLLPGIFFLTLFITFSGISNAFNKDDFLKLMTTNACQYCDLTRLDMTSKDLTAADISRANLTDIDFAKAELYYSNIEMGCLEKANLHGANLTGANLSGANLSGANLYNAILTDANLSNTNLKGANLVGAQLFNANLSRADLSEANMSRAILSGADLSRATLVKTNLNKAIIRGANFGGAKIIHSDLTGVNISDSKLFRTDLYHSNMSGSLIHGVDMTRADLTYANLSNSSINGSNLEDAILRCTDFTSADMTNVNFFNSDITTAIFSDTTIFTGSIMANGKIYYPGAKLNQEIIIKK, encoded by the coding sequence ATGCCTATTAAAATTAAATGGTTATTGCCGGGAATATTTTTTTTAACTTTATTTATAACTTTTTCTGGTATATCTAATGCCTTCAATAAGGATGATTTTTTAAAACTTATGACAACAAATGCCTGTCAGTATTGCGACCTTACCCGTCTTGATATGACCTCAAAGGACTTGACTGCAGCGGACATATCAAGGGCAAATCTAACAGATATAGATTTCGCTAAAGCAGAATTGTATTATTCCAATATCGAGATGGGTTGTCTTGAGAAAGCGAACCTCCATGGCGCCAATCTTACCGGGGCTAATCTCTCAGGGGCTAATCTCTCAGGGGCTAATCTATATAATGCAATTCTTACAGACGCCAATCTCTCTAATACAAATCTAAAGGGCGCTAATCTTGTGGGTGCACAACTATTTAATGCAAACCTTTCAAGGGCAGATCTGTCAGAGGCAAATATGTCCCGCGCCATACTTTCAGGCGCTGACCTCTCCCGTGCAACGCTGGTAAAGACTAATCTCAACAAGGCTATTATAAGAGGGGCTAATTTTGGTGGCGCAAAAATCATCCATTCTGACCTAACCGGCGTAAATATCAGTGATTCAAAGCTATTCAGGACAGACCTCTATCATTCAAACATGAGCGGATCCCTTATCCACGGCGTTGATATGACAAGGGCAGATCTAACCTACGCAAACCTTTCAAATTCAAGTATAAATGGTTCAAATCTTGAAGATGCAATATTACGTTGCACAGACTTTACAAGTGCAGATATGACAAATGTAAATTTCTTTAATTCTGACATAACAACAGCTATATTTTCTGATACCACCATCTTTACAGGCTCTATTATGGCAAATGGCAAAATATATTACCCTGGCGCAAAACTCAATCAAGAGATAATTATTAAAAAATAA
- a CDS encoding DUF3343 domain-containing protein, whose amino-acid sequence MSEEKIFFLLFPAIHDVLKAEKKLKKDKIDYELVPVPRNLSSDCGVCIKIKNLDLIKHLENLRIETCYFFDGNSFNEITLK is encoded by the coding sequence ATGTCTGAAGAAAAAATCTTTTTTCTCCTCTTTCCTGCCATACATGATGTTTTAAAGGCAGAAAAAAAACTAAAGAAAGACAAAATAGATTATGAGCTTGTTCCTGTGCCCCGAAACCTCAGTTCTGATTGCGGGGTCTGTATAAAAATTAAAAATCTGGATTTAATTAAACATCTTGAAAACTTACGTATAGAGACCTGTTATTTTTTTGACGGAAATAGCTTTAATGAAATAACCTTGAAGTGA